CATCTCAGCGGGCGCGTGCTGGACGAGAAAGGCGCTCCCATCCGCAACGCGCTGGTGGAGATCTGGCAGGCCGACCAGAACGGGGTCTATCTCCACAAGGGGAGCGATGGCGCGGAAAAGCGGGACGGAAACTTCCAGGGCTTCGGCCGGTTCCTCACCGGCTCCGCGGGCGAGTATTATTTCCGCACCATCAAGCCGGTGAAATATCCCGGCCGCGTGCCCCACATCCACTTCGCCGTGAAGATGAAGGGCCGCGAGAAATGGACCACCCAGCTCTACGTGAAGGGTGACCCGGCGAACGAAAAGGACTTCGTGATCCGCAACATCAAGGACGCCGCCCAGCGCGAGTCCGTCATCCGCGAGTTCAAGCCCATCCCCGGCAGCAAGGCGGGTGAACTGGCCGTGACCTTCGACATCGTGATGGGCTTCACGCCGCAGGATGGGTGAGTAAGGAGGAGGCACACTCCTGTGCCTCGGCGGCATTGGCGATGGGCGTGAGGGGCGGATCCTGGCAGGAAATCACTGTCTGCCTTGCGTTCCCATCGCAGCCGTTGAACAGGAATGGCAGAGCGACATCGAGCTGGTACTGGAGTTCGGATCGGACGACGTGGTCCGGGTCGAGGAAGTGCTGGGGCAGGACTACTATGTCTCCGCTGCACTGGGCGCGGGAATCCGGATCGGATCGGCAGCTCGCGGATGTGGAAAACCTCATTGCGACCGGTTGCGATACCGATTATCTGAGGACATGGTCAGCCGCATTGAACCTGACAGATACGCTGACACGGGTTTTGCCGTGAAAGACACCGCTCCGGAGATCAATGCCATGATCTTCGCCGCGATGATGCGCAGGACGCCGGAGGAGCGGCTGCTGATGGGCTTCGACATGATGGCCACCGCGCGGGAAATGGTCTGGAGCGGGATCGGCTCCCAGGGAACCGAAGAAGAGAGAAGGGACCGGTTCATGCAGCGGTTCCACGGAACGTCCCGCGCCGGGTGCCCGTGATCAATCCCCGCTCTTGAGCACGCGGATGAAGGCGTCCTGGGGGATGTTCACCTTGCCGAACATCTTCATCTTCTTCTTACCTTCCTTCTGCTTTTCCAGCAGCTTGCGCTTCCGGGAAATGTCACCGCCGTAGCACTTGGCGGTCACGTTTTTCCGCATGGCGGAGATGGACTCACGGGCGACGATCTTGCCGCCGACCGCAGCCTGGATGGCGACGACGAAAAGGTGCGGGGGAATGACATCCTTCAGCTTTCCGGCCAGCAGGCGGCCATAGGACTCCGCCTTGTC
The nucleotide sequence above comes from Akkermansiaceae bacterium. Encoded proteins:
- a CDS encoding intradiol ring-cleavage dioxygenase gives rise to the protein MHTPFPGRRTFMRNFVVGAAGLWIPGAFAEALTLTPRQTEGPFYPTDLPLDTDNDLIIINDSTNPSLGEITHLSGRVLDEKGAPIRNALVEIWQADQNGVYLHKGSDGAEKRDGNFQGFGRFLTGSAGEYYFRTIKPVKYPGRVPHIHFAVKMKGREKWTTQLYVKGDPANEKDFVIRNIKDAAQRESVIREFKPIPGSKAGELAVTFDIVMGFTPQDG